In Candidatus Poribacteria bacterium, the DNA window GGGTTTCGACTAAACAAGAAAACGAAGACCCGGTTCGGATAACTCCGGTTCGGTTACAAACCGAACCTACCGGACCTGGGGAAAGGTGCTAAATTGACACCTATGGTACGATTTCCTAACCGCACCTACTCCTCAAATCAAAAAAAGCGCGAAACACAATATTTTCTTAAAACTGAATGACCCTAAATTTACTGTAATAGGGGCTACACAATTTTTCCATTATGTGAGTGGCATAATTAATCGTACACTTTATTGTATTTTTAAAAAGGAGACGGTTTTCCCCTATGGATAAATTCAGGGGTTTCTAGCCGAAGAACATTGATGAAAAGTAAACTTTACACGATGCTCATGCCGATTCTGAAAGTAAAAGACTTAGATGCTGAAGTAGCGTTTTATCTGTCGTTAGGATTTGAACTCTCCTACGATGATGAAGAATTTAAGGCGATACAGTATGAAGATAGCATTGAGTTTGGTCTTAGTCGCAAAGCTGATGTCAACGTCGAAAAAGTCTCTCAACATTTTACATGGCAGATTGCCGTAAACAGCGTCCAAACCGTTTTAGATATTTGCCAGGAGAGAAATCTGGAGGTCGTGCAAGGTTTGAAAAAGTACACCTATGATTTTGGGGATATCTGCACAATTGCAGTGAAATCCCCTAATGGATATGATGTTATTTTTGAGGGTGATTTGTAATAGATCACGCAAATCAACCAATGGGACACAAAATATTGAGGTGAGG includes these proteins:
- a CDS encoding VOC family protein, which produces MKSKLYTMLMPILKVKDLDAEVAFYLSLGFELSYDDEEFKAIQYEDSIEFGLSRKADVNVEKVSQHFTWQIAVNSVQTVLDICQERNLEVVQGLKKYTYDFGDICTIAVKSPNGYDVIFEGDL